A genomic stretch from Rhodomicrobium vannielii ATCC 17100 includes:
- a CDS encoding linear amide C-N hydrolase, protein MKPRALALLAAAFALTSAGTASPCTRILFTGEDKTVLTGRTLDWMEDMASDLWAFPAGLERDGAAGPRSLKWTSKYGSVVTASYNAGSGDGLNEKGLVANLLYLAEADYGSTDSQKPLLSNVAWAQYALDNFATVAEAVEALRKEPFALLAPTFPNGSASTLHLSLSDASGDSAIFEYVGGKLLIHHGKQYTVMTNSPTYDKQLAINGYWEDVGGYAFLPGTSRASDRFARASFFLNRLPKKIDPNYIKSVPDHSFENQAAASVLSTVRSVSVPLGLAASKDEPNIASTIWRTVADQKDRAYYFDSATRPNTFWVSLDKLDLKRGAPVKKLALANGEVYAGETAEKFKDAAPFKFLEATATARADTGEKRSDTAKRRDDRSDERRPVERVR, encoded by the coding sequence ATGAAGCCTCGCGCCCTTGCCCTGCTCGCCGCCGCGTTCGCGCTGACATCGGCGGGAACGGCGAGTCCCTGCACACGCATCCTGTTCACCGGCGAAGACAAAACCGTGCTCACTGGCCGCACGCTCGACTGGATGGAGGACATGGCCTCCGACCTGTGGGCGTTCCCGGCGGGCCTTGAGCGCGACGGCGCGGCCGGACCGCGTTCGCTGAAATGGACCTCGAAATATGGCAGCGTCGTCACCGCGAGCTACAACGCGGGCAGCGGCGACGGCCTGAACGAGAAGGGTCTCGTCGCGAATTTGCTCTATCTCGCGGAGGCGGATTACGGATCGACGGACAGTCAGAAGCCGCTTCTTTCCAACGTCGCCTGGGCGCAATACGCGCTCGATAATTTCGCCACCGTCGCCGAAGCCGTCGAGGCGCTCCGCAAGGAGCCGTTTGCCCTTCTCGCGCCGACCTTCCCGAACGGCTCGGCCTCCACGCTGCATCTGTCGCTTTCCGACGCCTCGGGCGATTCCGCGATCTTCGAATATGTCGGCGGCAAGCTCCTCATCCATCACGGCAAGCAATACACCGTAATGACGAACTCGCCGACCTACGACAAGCAACTCGCGATCAACGGCTATTGGGAGGATGTAGGCGGCTATGCGTTCCTGCCGGGCACAAGCCGCGCTTCCGACCGTTTCGCGCGTGCATCCTTCTTCCTGAACCGCCTGCCGAAGAAGATCGACCCGAACTACATCAAGAGCGTGCCGGACCATAGCTTCGAAAATCAGGCGGCCGCGAGCGTGCTGAGCACGGTGCGCAGCGTGAGCGTGCCGCTCGGCCTCGCCGCGAGCAAAGACGAGCCGAACATCGCCTCCACAATCTGGCGCACCGTCGCCGATCAGAAGGACCGCGCCTATTATTTCGACTCCGCCACGCGCCCGAACACCTTCTGGGTTTCGCTCGACAAGCTCGATTTGAAGCGCGGCGCGCCGGTTAAGAAGCTCGCGCTTGCGAATGGCGAGGTTTATGCGGGCGAGACTGCGGAGAAGTTCAAGGACGCCGCGCCGTTCAAGTTTCTCGAAGCGACGGCCACGGCCCGCGCCGATACGGGTGAAAAACGCAGCGACACCGCGAAGCGGCGGGATGATCGCAGCGACGAACGCCGCCCCGTCGAGCGCGTGCGGTAG
- a CDS encoding heparinase II/III family protein codes for MMPPQISDQARLAALAVNRAGRSALRLALKSPFSRWMSGIPAAYHLLILPHDLRTGDPSFAVELYDGYIGLAGATAPVGSESPFLVMPPTVPWQKELYGFGWLRHLHAAEDQIAREKARKLTLDWIAFASSAPPLGRDRDITARRVIALLSHAAFLLDGAEPDFYDAVMRMLSRDLHDLTVVYGDGSGVPKLRALTAILLAGLCIAEHETYLTSYLPTFSAELDRQILEDGGHVSRDPGELIELLLELLPLKQCFVARQLEPPEKLYSALKRMQAMVRFLRLGDGSLARFNGMGPTFLDQVSAVLAYDDLGATFPDLHAPNSGYARLAAGEVVIIADAGAPPPLHLSARAHAGCGAFEMSVGTEPLIANCGAPQDETGDWYVVSRSTAAHSTLSIDDLSSSRLIKAQESFVAGRELFWLSGPRSVHHEIIENDASIGVRIGHDGYRERFGMNHRRQIALHKSGNEFAGHDQLMPANQTGIEANAHFAIRFHLHPRVAAQLSRNTNAVTLTLPSGATWRMVAEGADLDIEESIFFADPICLRRSLQIVLKGPCSAATSVHWKFEKVAQQQKPVIQGAYPRRLV; via the coding sequence ATGATGCCACCTCAGATTTCAGATCAGGCGCGACTTGCAGCGCTCGCCGTGAACAGGGCGGGCCGGTCGGCGCTCAGGCTTGCGCTGAAATCGCCGTTCTCGCGCTGGATGTCCGGCATTCCCGCCGCCTATCACCTTCTCATCCTGCCGCACGACTTGCGCACCGGTGACCCGAGCTTCGCGGTCGAGCTTTACGACGGGTATATCGGGCTGGCCGGAGCGACTGCGCCCGTCGGCTCCGAATCGCCGTTCCTCGTGATGCCGCCGACGGTTCCCTGGCAAAAGGAGCTTTACGGCTTCGGCTGGCTGCGGCACCTGCACGCCGCCGAGGACCAGATCGCCCGCGAGAAGGCGCGCAAGCTCACGCTCGACTGGATCGCCTTCGCAAGCAGCGCGCCGCCGCTCGGCCGCGACCGCGACATCACCGCGCGGCGTGTGATCGCGCTGCTCTCGCATGCGGCCTTCCTGCTCGACGGCGCGGAGCCGGACTTCTACGACGCCGTAATGCGCATGCTCTCGCGCGACCTGCACGACCTCACCGTCGTCTATGGCGACGGGTCGGGCGTGCCGAAGCTCAGGGCGCTGACGGCGATCCTGCTCGCCGGGCTTTGCATCGCCGAACACGAGACCTATCTGACGTCCTATCTACCCACGTTCTCGGCTGAACTGGACCGGCAGATCCTTGAAGACGGTGGCCACGTCTCCCGCGATCCGGGCGAACTCATCGAACTCCTGCTCGAACTTCTGCCGCTTAAGCAGTGCTTCGTCGCGCGCCAGCTCGAACCGCCGGAAAAGCTTTACTCCGCCCTGAAGCGTATGCAGGCCATGGTGCGCTTCCTGCGCCTCGGCGACGGCAGCCTCGCGCGGTTCAACGGCATGGGGCCGACCTTCCTCGATCAGGTTTCGGCCGTTCTCGCCTATGACGATCTTGGCGCCACCTTCCCCGACCTCCACGCGCCGAATTCGGGTTATGCCCGGCTCGCGGCGGGCGAGGTCGTCATCATCGCGGATGCGGGCGCGCCGCCGCCGCTGCATCTCTCGGCGCGGGCGCATGCCGGTTGCGGCGCGTTTGAAATGAGCGTCGGGACGGAGCCGCTGATCGCCAATTGCGGCGCGCCTCAGGACGAGACGGGCGACTGGTACGTCGTTTCGCGGTCCACGGCGGCGCATTCGACGCTCAGCATCGACGATCTGTCGTCGTCGCGGCTCATCAAGGCGCAGGAAAGCTTCGTCGCGGGGCGGGAACTGTTCTGGCTGTCCGGGCCACGCAGCGTCCATCACGAGATCATCGAAAACGACGCGTCCATCGGCGTGCGCATCGGCCATGACGGCTACCGCGAGCGCTTCGGCATGAACCATCGCAGGCAGATCGCGCTCCACAAATCGGGCAATGAATTCGCGGGCCACGACCAGCTCATGCCCGCCAACCAGACCGGCATCGAGGCGAACGCGCACTTTGCCATCCGCTTTCATCTGCATCCGCGCGTCGCGGCGCAGCTTTCGCGCAATACGAACGCCGTCACGCTCACCTTGCCCTCGGGCGCAACGTGGCGCATGGTGGCGGAAGGTGCGGACCTCGACATTGAGGAGAGCATTTTCTTCGCAGATCCGATCTGCCTTAGACGCTCACTTCAGATCGTCCTCAAGGGACCGTGCTCGGCGGCAACGTCCGTCCATTGGAAATTCGAGAAGGTGGCGCAGCAGCAGAAGCCCGTAATTCAGGGCGCCTACCCTCGCCGTCTCGTCTGA
- a CDS encoding LysE family translocator, with product MWAESIIDPTRFAIIGLVIGVLIAAPVGPVNIVCIQRTLERGFWGGFAAGLGAVLADGLIASVAAYGATAISGFMRAHQLKIELVGGIILVAFGFSIYRSQPKIVATATTNIARLRRLSNTIPPFFRPALRFRIWRIVPHLNIVPQTFFLTITNPGAILGLFALFGGATSIMGGIDTWIQAVTAVTSIMTGSLLWWMGLSRLISRVRHKLTESRLKRINQASGVVLVIFGLALFAQFAYGLAGHRFGESEAGAAPPVTAFSILR from the coding sequence ATGTGGGCAGAGTCGATCATCGATCCGACGCGATTTGCCATCATCGGCCTTGTCATCGGCGTGCTGATCGCAGCCCCCGTTGGGCCGGTGAACATCGTGTGCATCCAGCGCACGCTTGAGCGCGGCTTCTGGGGCGGTTTCGCCGCCGGGCTCGGGGCTGTGCTGGCGGACGGGCTCATCGCATCGGTGGCGGCCTATGGCGCGACGGCGATCTCCGGCTTCATGCGCGCGCATCAGCTCAAGATCGAGCTTGTCGGCGGCATCATTCTCGTCGCCTTCGGCTTCAGCATCTACCGTTCGCAGCCGAAGATCGTGGCGACCGCGACGACCAATATCGCGCGGCTGCGGCGGCTGTCGAACACGATCCCACCGTTTTTCAGACCCGCGCTGCGCTTTCGCATCTGGCGAATCGTGCCGCATCTCAACATCGTGCCGCAGACGTTTTTCCTCACCATCACCAACCCCGGCGCGATCCTCGGCCTGTTCGCTCTATTTGGCGGGGCGACGTCGATCATGGGCGGCATCGACACCTGGATTCAGGCCGTAACGGCTGTCACCTCGATCATGACGGGAAGCCTGTTGTGGTGGATGGGGCTGTCGCGGCTCATCAGCCGTGTGCGCCACAAGCTGACCGAGAGCCGCCTGAAGCGCATCAATCAGGCGTCGGGCGTGGTGCTTGTCATCTTCGGGCTGGCGCTGTTCGCGCAGTTCGCCTACGGCCTCGCGGGGCATCGCTTCGGCGAGTCCGAGGCCGGCGCGGCGCCTCCCGTCACGGCGTTCAGCATCCTGCGATAG